In Anaerostipes hadrus ATCC 29173 = JCM 17467, a single genomic region encodes these proteins:
- the spoIIIAC gene encoding stage III sporulation protein AC has translation MSVNIIFRIAAVGILVTILVQVLKHSGRDEQAFLITLAGLILVLGWVIPYIYDLFESVQTLFTIS, from the coding sequence ATGAGTGTCAATATCATTTTTCGGATCGCAGCTGTTGGAATTCTTGTAACGATCCTTGTGCAGGTCTTAAAACATTCCGGAAGAGACGAGCAGGCATTTTTGATCACACTTGCCGGTCTGATCCTTGTCCTTGGCTGGGTGATCCCGTATATCTATGATCTGTTTGAAAGCGTCCAGACACTTTTTACGATATCCTAG
- a CDS encoding stage III sporulation protein AB, translating into MIKILGSLIVIFAGIGFGFHKAAKEQKRLEQGIAIKRMLYLLQGEIRYGFTPLPEAVLKISTKTEKEYQPFLKKVAKQLETHSEESFAKIWQQTADQKLKQVIYEPKFYEILKNMGETIGYLDQQMQEKTILLTIEQLDDQIFLMKDQVVKNCKMYRSLGISLSVLIVIILL; encoded by the coding sequence TTGATCAAGATATTAGGATCATTGATCGTGATCTTTGCAGGGATCGGATTTGGATTTCACAAAGCCGCAAAAGAACAAAAACGTCTGGAACAGGGAATTGCGATCAAACGAATGTTATACCTTCTGCAAGGAGAGATCCGCTATGGATTTACCCCACTTCCAGAAGCTGTTTTAAAAATATCGACAAAGACAGAAAAGGAATATCAGCCATTTCTAAAAAAGGTGGCAAAGCAGTTAGAGACACACAGTGAAGAATCCTTCGCTAAAATATGGCAGCAGACCGCTGATCAGAAATTAAAACAAGTGATCTATGAACCAAAGTTTTATGAAATCTTAAAAAACATGGGTGAAACGATCGGATATCTTGACCAACAGATGCAGGAGAAAACGATCCTGCTGACGATCGAACAACTCGATGACCAGATCTTCCTTATGAAAGATCAAGTAGTAAAGAACTGCAAGATGTACCGAAGCCTCGGTATATCACTAAGCGTTCTGATCGTGATCATCTTACTATAA
- the spoIIIAA gene encoding stage III sporulation protein AA, whose translation MKEEEILGILPLHIRTIIKQAGINWDELQEIRLRIQKPVILKYNAKTCYLSEQGKITTRKEQLHIVTSQEIRQAMEYISSYSMYAYIEQLKQGFLTIRGGHRVGICGTVVMDHDKVKTIRHISGLNIRVAHEVKGCADTLYSRCTRMGKLIPTLIISPPGCGKTTLLRDMIRKISDEGQTVGVVDERSEIGACYQGVAQNDLGIQTDVMDACEKGQGMNMLIRSMAPDVIAVDEIGSKEDVEALFFCAYRGCSILATAHGKNKESLSKNPYMREIINKKMFQRYVILEQRNQPGYIAQIIDENGVVLN comes from the coding sequence ATGAAAGAGGAAGAAATCTTAGGAATCCTTCCATTACATATCAGAACGATCATAAAGCAGGCAGGCATCAACTGGGACGAACTTCAGGAAATCCGCCTGCGTATTCAAAAGCCAGTCATTTTAAAATACAACGCAAAAACCTGTTATCTATCCGAACAGGGAAAGATCACAACAAGAAAAGAACAATTACATATCGTAACCTCACAAGAGATCAGACAAGCCATGGAATATATCAGCAGCTACTCGATGTATGCTTATATCGAACAGTTAAAACAAGGATTTTTAACGATCCGAGGTGGACACCGGGTTGGAATCTGCGGAACCGTTGTCATGGATCATGATAAAGTCAAAACGATCCGACATATTTCCGGATTAAATATCCGAGTCGCACATGAAGTGAAAGGATGTGCGGACACATTATATTCACGCTGCACCAGAATGGGAAAACTCATTCCAACGTTGATCATCTCACCACCCGGCTGTGGAAAAACAACTCTGCTTCGGGATATGATCCGAAAAATCTCTGATGAAGGACAGACCGTCGGAGTTGTCGATGAACGAAGTGAGATCGGAGCATGCTACCAAGGCGTTGCCCAAAATGATCTCGGGATCCAGACGGATGTCATGGATGCATGTGAAAAAGGACAGGGCATGAATATGCTGATCCGATCCATGGCCCCCGATGTGATCGCTGTGGACGAGATCGGAAGCAAAGAAGATGTGGAAGCCTTATTTTTCTGTGCCTACCGTGGATGCAGCATTCTTGCAACGGCCCATGGAAAGAACAAAGAATCGTTATCCAAGAATCCCTATATGCGGGAGATCATCAACAAAAAGATGTTTCAGCGCTACGTGATCTTAGAACAGCGAAACCAGCCTGGCTATATCGCACAGATCATAGATGAAAACGGGGTGGTCCTAAATTGA
- a CDS encoding DNA topoisomerase has product MKALFITEKPSVAREFAAALNINAKNRDGYMEGDKAVITWCVGHLVTMSYPDQYDPALKKWDLETIPFIPDTFKYETIPGVQKQFDIVSSLLNREDIDTIYVCTDSGREGEYIYRLVDQQANVSKDKKKKRVWIDSQTKEEVIRGVKEAKDLSEYDNLAAAAYLRAKEDYLMGINFSRVLTLKYGWTLGNYLNQKRSLVVAVGRVMTCVLGMIVKREREIRTFVPTPFYRILGHFDCQGFEVEAEWKAVKGSKYFESKKLYKDNGFLDKKDAQEFIKYLEDGSNNETIVVSSSKRQEKKNPPLLYNLAELQNECSKRFKLSPDETLKVIQDLYEKKLVTYPRTDARVLSSAVAKEIYKNIGGLNNYTPLSGFANEIMQDKKYQGIIKSKYVDDKKITDHYAIIPTGQAVGSLSRISEMGQKVYDVIVRRFLSIFMPPAVYLKIKLETQTKGEAFFANFKMLKDPGYLKVTGMGGQKKEAQLTEEQIHAISSLKKGMSLPVKDYTIKDGTTSAPKRYNSGSLILAMENAGQLIEDEDLREQIKGSGIGTSATRAEIVKKLVSNKYIALNKKTQIVTPTLTGEMIVNVVSASIGSLLNPTLTASWEKGLTYVAEGSVTEEEYMQKLDKFVTQKTNIVKQNNFQYQLRQSFDQIAPYYQKKK; this is encoded by the coding sequence TTGAAAGCACTATTTATCACAGAGAAACCAAGTGTCGCAAGAGAATTCGCAGCGGCACTGAATATAAATGCAAAAAACAGAGACGGATATATGGAAGGAGACAAGGCAGTCATCACATGGTGCGTCGGACATTTAGTTACCATGTCTTATCCAGACCAGTATGACCCTGCACTAAAGAAATGGGACTTAGAAACCATTCCATTTATCCCAGATACATTCAAATATGAAACGATCCCAGGAGTACAAAAACAGTTTGATATTGTATCTTCACTCCTTAATCGAGAAGACATTGATACGATCTACGTCTGCACTGACTCCGGACGAGAGGGAGAATACATCTACCGTCTGGTAGACCAGCAGGCCAATGTCAGCAAAGACAAGAAGAAAAAACGTGTCTGGATTGATTCCCAGACAAAAGAAGAAGTGATCCGCGGGGTAAAAGAAGCGAAAGACTTAAGTGAATACGACAACCTAGCAGCCGCCGCATACCTGCGAGCCAAAGAAGACTATCTGATGGGAATCAACTTCTCCAGAGTCCTGACACTCAAATATGGCTGGACACTTGGTAACTATTTAAATCAGAAACGAAGCTTAGTGGTAGCAGTCGGACGAGTGATGACTTGCGTGCTCGGAATGATCGTCAAGAGAGAACGAGAGATCCGTACCTTTGTGCCAACACCGTTTTACAGAATCTTAGGACACTTTGACTGCCAGGGATTTGAAGTGGAAGCCGAATGGAAAGCAGTGAAAGGATCGAAATACTTTGAGTCCAAGAAACTATATAAAGATAACGGATTCCTGGACAAGAAAGATGCGCAGGAATTCATCAAATATTTAGAAGATGGAAGTAACAATGAGACGATCGTAGTATCCTCATCCAAACGACAGGAAAAGAAGAATCCGCCGTTATTATATAATCTGGCAGAACTTCAGAATGAATGTTCCAAACGATTCAAGCTAAGTCCAGATGAGACATTAAAAGTGATCCAGGACCTATATGAAAAGAAACTGGTTACATATCCAAGAACCGATGCCAGAGTCTTATCCAGTGCGGTCGCTAAAGAGATTTATAAAAATATCGGAGGATTAAACAATTACACTCCACTATCAGGATTTGCAAATGAGATCATGCAGGACAAGAAGTATCAGGGAATCATCAAGTCGAAATACGTAGATGACAAGAAGATCACCGACCACTATGCGATCATTCCAACCGGACAGGCAGTAGGCAGTTTATCAAGGATCTCAGAGATGGGACAGAAAGTCTACGATGTGATCGTCAGAAGATTCCTAAGCATTTTTATGCCGCCAGCTGTGTACTTAAAGATCAAATTAGAGACACAGACCAAAGGCGAAGCATTCTTTGCAAACTTTAAGATGTTAAAAGACCCAGGATACTTAAAAGTCACAGGAATGGGCGGACAGAAGAAAGAAGCCCAATTAACAGAAGAACAGATCCATGCGATCTCATCTTTGAAGAAAGGAATGTCTCTTCCAGTGAAAGACTATACGATCAAAGATGGAACGACATCCGCACCAAAACGATACAATTCAGGTTCCCTGATCCTTGCGATGGAAAATGCAGGACAGCTGATCGAAGATGAAGATTTAAGAGAACAGATCAAAGGAAGCGGGATCGGAACGAGTGCGACAAGAGCAGAGATCGTAAAGAAATTAGTGTCCAATAAATACATTGCATTAAATAAAAAGACACAGATCGTAACACCGACTTTAACCGGAGAGATGATCGTCAATGTTGTCAGTGCATCCATTGGATCACTCTTAAACCCAACCTTAACCGCAAGCTGGGAAAAAGGTCTTACTTATGTGGCGGAAGGAAGTGTCACAGAAGAAGAGTATATGCAGAAGTTAGACAAGTTTGTCACCCAGAAGACAAATATCGTCAAGCAAAATAACTTCCAGTATCAGCTCAGACAATCCTTTGACCAGATCGCACCATATTATCAGAAGAAAAAATAA
- a CDS encoding lactate utilization protein, with translation MFLNEATKLRAQTIIKGLEKRNMHGVFCATKEDALKQALSYIKEGSSVSWGGSMSVSEIGLMDALKEGNYQLIDRSVAKNFDEQREIFSKAVLSDYFLMSSNAITLDGELINIDGTGNRVACLSYGPKHVIMIVGMNKVVNDVEDGIKRVRNFASPPNTLRLGLKTPCSMTGRCGDCYGDTCICSQIVVTRRQSAMMKDRVKVILVGESLGY, from the coding sequence ATGTTTTTAAATGAAGCAACCAAACTTCGTGCACAGACAATTATCAAGGGACTTGAAAAAAGAAATATGCATGGTGTTTTCTGTGCAACCAAGGAAGACGCCCTAAAACAGGCTCTTAGTTATATCAAAGAGGGCTCTTCTGTTTCTTGGGGTGGTTCTATGAGTGTTTCTGAGATTGGGCTGATGGATGCCTTAAAGGAAGGAAACTATCAGCTGATCGATCGTTCTGTTGCAAAGAATTTTGATGAGCAGCGTGAGATCTTTTCTAAGGCTGTCTTATCTGATTATTTCCTGATGAGCTCTAATGCGATCACCTTAGACGGAGAACTGATCAATATCGATGGAACTGGTAACCGTGTTGCATGCTTAAGTTATGGTCCTAAACATGTGATTATGATCGTTGGTATGAACAAAGTTGTCAATGATGTGGAAGATGGTATTAAGAGAGTTCGTAATTTTGCCAGCCCTCCAAACACTCTTCGTCTCGGACTGAAAACCCCTTGTTCTATGACTGGACGTTGTGGAGACTGTTATGGTGATACCTGCATCTGCAGTCAGATCGTTGTGACAAGACGTCAGAGTGCAATGATGAAAGATCGTGTCAAAGTGATCCTTGTTGGTGAATCTCTAGGTTATTAA
- a CDS encoding helix-turn-helix transcriptional regulator, translating to MNYDIYHSSITYFPLLPLSKTVSFERKVLDIRQMPAQVLFPHWDDEFEFIYVLSGMMEFRVRQKAFLVSSGEGFFLNTGEIHSACVYQSYDCRFVIYRICPSVLFQTEDNPLYQKYIKPLVDHPSFGFLTFVPKVPWQKYILEMIRKMNDICDRPVDGYELKINHFVNEIFYYIFHNVNLSKELSLKESRDLERMKDVMIYLTKTIDQKHTLADIASYCHLSNSECCRLFQRNVHLSPVDYLNQLRIHMSLPEIIKHEKKITDIAKMYGFSGSSYFSEMFKKTLGITPRAFYKSVLQQQTLSSNADPIHGRR from the coding sequence ATGAATTATGATATTTACCATTCATCTATCACTTATTTTCCACTGCTTCCGCTTTCTAAAACCGTTTCATTTGAACGCAAGGTACTGGATATCCGACAGATGCCTGCTCAGGTTTTATTTCCTCATTGGGATGATGAATTTGAGTTTATATATGTTCTCTCTGGCATGATGGAATTTCGTGTCCGGCAGAAGGCTTTTCTGGTTTCTTCTGGAGAAGGTTTCTTTTTAAACACTGGGGAGATTCATTCCGCTTGTGTATATCAGTCTTATGACTGCCGCTTTGTTATCTACCGGATCTGCCCTTCTGTTCTTTTTCAGACAGAAGATAATCCTTTATATCAAAAATATATCAAACCTCTGGTCGATCATCCTTCCTTTGGATTTTTAACGTTCGTTCCAAAAGTCCCTTGGCAGAAATATATCCTTGAAATGATCCGCAAAATGAATGATATCTGTGACCGTCCTGTTGATGGTTATGAATTGAAGATCAACCATTTTGTAAACGAGATCTTTTATTATATCTTTCATAATGTGAATCTCTCCAAAGAACTGTCCTTAAAAGAATCCAGAGATTTGGAACGTATGAAAGATGTGATGATATATCTTACTAAAACGATCGACCAAAAGCATACACTCGCTGATATTGCTTCTTACTGCCATCTAAGCAATAGTGAATGCTGCCGACTCTTTCAAAGAAATGTTCATCTAAGTCCTGTGGATTATCTGAATCAACTTCGTATTCATATGAGCTTGCCTGAGATCATAAAACATGAGAAAAAGATAACAGATATCGCTAAGATGTATGGTTTCTCTGGCAGCAGTTATTTCTCTGAAATGTTTAAAAAGACCCTCGGCATAACGCCAAGAGCCTTTTATAAATCTGTTCTTCAGCAACAAACTCTTTCTTCTAACGCTGATCCCATTCACGGAAGGCGATGA
- a CDS encoding L,D-transpeptidase family protein — protein sequence MRITKKQGGIIGGAVAVVLIAAAIGVHAHYQNRWYPGSTFNKVDVSGMTYEESVKKVKKSIDSYKLKIKGRNNGQEVISGKEIDLAFKTESHVKDAYKKQHSQSVFSTIFGGKKTKVTAVALSEQKLKTKLKQSVLIKGSDTYKITKPVDATIVYSADKKYGVIQKEDEGNYLNRKAFYDAVEKSIESLSNTLNLTDEKKNPDVYKKPGLYHDDEELKQMQTTYNEYLLHFIQWDMGNNVKETLGPDALKDCIKVNTKRHTVKLDQPAVEKWLESFCLKYKTQGIARTFKTHSGKKIKVSGGDYGWRIDYDKVIAQTMKALKKAPDESAIKAYEKDPSKENEQALLTSLKPVYSHKGYRMDYTNKQNDWDTQNYSEVDLSAQEVFVYKKGKLVFSTTCITGKATPDRITRTGVYDIKEKKLTKTLTGADYSVPTRYWTRIMWTGTGYHYSSRGDWGSWSPTYYKTNGSHGCVNLTLSDARSVYNLTKIGDPVFIHY from the coding sequence ATGAGGATTACAAAGAAACAAGGGGGAATCATAGGAGGTGCCGTAGCGGTTGTTTTAATAGCAGCCGCTATCGGTGTCCATGCCCATTATCAGAACCGTTGGTATCCGGGGAGTACATTTAACAAAGTTGATGTGTCAGGAATGACATACGAAGAATCAGTGAAGAAAGTAAAGAAATCCATTGATTCTTACAAGTTAAAGATCAAGGGAAGAAATAACGGACAGGAAGTGATTTCCGGTAAGGAGATCGATCTTGCATTTAAGACAGAATCACATGTAAAGGATGCTTACAAAAAGCAGCACAGCCAAAGTGTATTTTCAACGATCTTTGGTGGCAAAAAAACCAAAGTGACAGCAGTTGCATTATCAGAGCAGAAATTAAAGACTAAATTAAAACAATCCGTTTTGATCAAAGGCAGTGATACATATAAGATCACAAAACCAGTGGATGCAACGATCGTATATTCTGCAGATAAGAAATACGGTGTAATCCAGAAGGAAGATGAAGGAAATTACTTAAACCGTAAAGCATTTTATGACGCAGTAGAGAAATCCATAGAGTCTTTAAGTAACACACTGAATCTGACAGATGAAAAGAAGAATCCGGACGTCTATAAAAAGCCTGGTCTGTATCATGATGATGAAGAATTAAAACAGATGCAGACAACCTACAATGAGTATTTATTACATTTCATTCAGTGGGATATGGGCAATAATGTCAAAGAAACATTAGGTCCAGATGCGTTAAAAGACTGCATCAAAGTAAACACAAAGAGACATACTGTAAAATTAGATCAGCCTGCTGTCGAGAAATGGTTAGAAAGCTTTTGCTTAAAATACAAGACACAGGGAATCGCAAGAACATTTAAGACACATTCTGGCAAGAAGATCAAAGTAAGTGGTGGAGACTATGGATGGCGTATCGATTATGACAAAGTTATCGCACAGACAATGAAAGCGTTAAAGAAAGCACCAGATGAATCTGCGATCAAAGCCTATGAGAAAGACCCTTCCAAGGAGAATGAACAGGCTTTACTTACAAGCTTAAAACCAGTCTACAGCCACAAAGGATATCGTATGGATTATACGAACAAGCAAAATGACTGGGATACACAAAACTACAGTGAAGTTGACCTGTCAGCACAGGAAGTTTTCGTCTACAAGAAAGGAAAACTTGTATTCAGCACAACCTGTATCACTGGAAAAGCAACACCAGATCGTATCACAAGAACCGGTGTTTATGACATCAAAGAGAAGAAACTTACAAAGACATTAACAGGTGCGGATTACAGTGTTCCAACAAGATACTGGACAAGGATCATGTGGACAGGAACAGGATATCATTACAGCAGCAGAGGAGACTGGGGAAGCTGGTCACCAACGTATTATAAGACGAATGGATCTCATGGATGTGTTAACTTAACATTATCAGATGCAAGATCTGTATATAACCTGACGAAGATCGGAGATCCTGTATTTATTCATTATTAA
- the glyA gene encoding serine hydroxymethyltransferase translates to MFDFSEVKNYDPELAEAMENELTRQRTNLELIASENLVSKAVMAAMGSHLTNKYAEGYPGKRYYGGCQYVDVVEDLARERAKELFGCEYVNVQPHSGAQANMAVFFAVLNVGDTYMGMSLDHGGHLTHGSPVNMSGKNYHCVPYGVNDEGFIDYDEVERIALECKPKMIIAGASAYARAIDFKRFREIADKVGAVLMVDMAHIAGLVAAGLHQSPIPYAHVTTTTTHKTLRGPRGGMIMCSNEVNEKYNFNKAIFPGIQGGPLMHVIAGKAVAFKEALDPSFKEYMTQVVKNADTLANALIEEGFDIVSGGTDNHLMLVDLKKYDLTGKEAEKVLDSVHITCNKNTVPNDPKSPFVTSGLRLGTPAVTTRGLKEDDMKVIAKAIRLTLLDKKLDEANELVLGLTEKYPLYE, encoded by the coding sequence ATGTTTGATTTTAGCGAAGTAAAGAACTACGATCCAGAATTAGCAGAAGCAATGGAAAACGAATTAACAAGACAGAGAACAAATCTTGAGTTGATCGCATCAGAGAACCTTGTTTCCAAAGCTGTTATGGCTGCAATGGGAAGTCATTTAACAAATAAATATGCAGAGGGATATCCAGGAAAACGTTACTATGGTGGATGCCAGTATGTAGATGTGGTAGAAGATCTTGCAAGAGAACGTGCCAAAGAATTATTTGGATGCGAATATGTAAATGTACAGCCACACTCTGGAGCACAGGCAAACATGGCAGTATTCTTCGCAGTATTGAATGTCGGAGATACATACATGGGAATGAGCTTAGACCACGGTGGACATTTAACACACGGAAGCCCAGTCAACATGTCTGGTAAGAACTATCACTGCGTACCATACGGAGTTAATGATGAAGGATTCATCGATTATGATGAAGTAGAAAGAATCGCATTAGAATGCAAACCAAAGATGATCATTGCTGGTGCAAGTGCATACGCAAGAGCGATCGACTTCAAACGTTTCCGTGAGATCGCTGACAAAGTTGGGGCAGTTTTAATGGTAGATATGGCTCATATCGCAGGATTAGTAGCTGCAGGATTACACCAGAGCCCAATCCCTTATGCTCATGTAACAACAACTACAACACATAAGACATTAAGAGGACCTCGTGGTGGAATGATCATGTGCAGCAATGAAGTGAACGAAAAATACAACTTCAACAAAGCAATCTTCCCAGGAATCCAGGGTGGACCATTAATGCATGTGATCGCTGGTAAAGCTGTAGCATTCAAAGAAGCATTAGACCCATCATTCAAAGAATATATGACACAGGTTGTGAAGAATGCAGATACTCTTGCAAATGCACTGATCGAAGAAGGATTCGATATCGTATCTGGAGGAACAGACAACCACTTAATGTTAGTAGATCTTAAGAAATATGATCTGACAGGAAAAGAAGCTGAAAAAGTACTGGATTCTGTACATATCACATGTAATAAGAATACTGTACCAAACGATCCAAAATCTCCATTCGTAACATCAGGACTTCGTCTTGGAACACCAGCTGTTACAACTCGTGGACTGAAAGAAGACGATATGAAAGTGATCGCAAAAGCTATTCGTCTGACATTATTAGACAAGAAACTTGATGAAGCAAACGAATTAGTATTAGGATTAACAGAAAAATATCCACTCTATGAATAA
- a CDS encoding ACT domain-containing protein: protein MEKMLFSGVQSNSEVALIAIKGIKNQPGIAAKVFGAIAEEKINVELILQSIGRGENKDISFVVAQDEADHAVETLKKAFDEADYEDIISDKEVGIVSIVGAGMMSNSGAASKMFEALYNRGINIHLIYTSEIKITVLIKESRVERAVEALKEQFQE from the coding sequence ATGGAGAAAATGTTATTTAGCGGTGTTCAGTCTAACTCTGAAGTTGCACTGATCGCAATCAAAGGAATCAAAAACCAGCCAGGAATCGCAGCAAAAGTTTTTGGTGCCATTGCAGAAGAAAAAATCAACGTGGAACTGATCCTTCAGTCCATCGGACGTGGAGAGAATAAAGACATCTCTTTCGTTGTAGCACAGGATGAAGCAGATCATGCCGTTGAAACATTAAAGAAAGCATTTGATGAAGCAGATTACGAAGATATTATCAGTGATAAAGAAGTCGGAATTGTATCTATCGTCGGAGCTGGAATGATGTCTAACAGCGGAGCAGCTTCTAAGATGTTTGAAGCACTGTATAATCGTGGAATCAACATTCACTTAATCTACACATCAGAGATCAAGATCACTGTTCTGATCAAAGAGAGTCGTGTAGAACGTGCAGTAGAAGCATTAAAAGAACAGTTCCAGGAATAA
- the aspS gene encoding aspartate--tRNA ligase, which produces MAESMSGLARSHRCTEVSNKLIGTEVTVMGWVQKRRNLGSLIFVDLRDRSGILQLVFDQEVLSEEDYNKANSLRSEYVVAAVGTVEKRSAAINENLKTGDIEIKVHTLRILSESETPPFPIDENQTVKDELRLKYRYLDLRRPNLQRNLRIRNDVTRMVRNFLGDEGFLEIETPVLGKSTPEGARDYLVPSRVHPGEFYGLPQSPQLFKQLLMCSGFDRYYQIAKCFRDEDLRADRQPEFTQIDMELSFVDVDDVIDVNERLLKKIFKEVLDIDVQLPMLRMTYKEAMDRFGSDKPDMRFGMELTNVSDTVAGCDFMVFKGALENGGSVRGLNAKGLGDLGRKKIDGFVDYAKDFGAKGLAYIQLKSDGTVKSSFAKFMKEEEMDALIKAMDGQAGDLLLFAADKDKVVFDVLGNLRLHIAKQYDMIDKSQYKFLWVTEFPLLEWSDEQNRYTAMHHPFTMPFEEDLEFIDERPGDVRAKAYDIVLNGTELGGGSIRIHQDDIQEKMFEALGFTKEDAYNRFGFLLDAFKFGVPPHAGLAYGLDRLVMWLTGEDSIRDVIAFPKVKDASCLMTQAPGPVDTLQLEELGIELSTPEEE; this is translated from the coding sequence ATGGCAGAATCAATGTCAGGTTTAGCCAGATCCCACCGATGTACAGAGGTAAGCAACAAACTTATCGGAACAGAAGTCACTGTCATGGGATGGGTACAGAAACGAAGAAATTTAGGAAGTCTTATATTTGTAGACTTAAGAGACCGCTCAGGAATCTTACAGTTAGTTTTTGATCAGGAAGTATTATCTGAGGAAGACTATAATAAGGCAAACTCTTTAAGAAGTGAGTATGTCGTTGCAGCAGTAGGTACTGTAGAGAAGAGAAGTGCAGCGATCAACGAGAACTTGAAGACAGGAGATATCGAGATCAAGGTACATACATTACGTATCTTATCAGAATCAGAAACTCCTCCATTTCCAATTGACGAGAATCAGACAGTCAAAGATGAACTTCGTTTAAAATACCGTTATCTTGATCTTCGAAGACCAAATCTTCAGAGAAACTTACGCATTCGTAATGATGTAACAAGAATGGTACGTAACTTCTTAGGGGATGAAGGATTCTTAGAGATCGAGACACCAGTTTTAGGAAAGAGTACACCAGAAGGAGCAAGAGATTATCTTGTACCAAGCCGTGTACATCCAGGAGAATTTTACGGACTTCCACAGTCACCACAGCTGTTTAAACAGCTTTTAATGTGCTCAGGATTCGACCGTTACTATCAGATCGCAAAATGTTTCCGTGACGAAGATCTACGTGCAGACCGCCAGCCAGAGTTTACACAGATTGATATGGAACTTTCATTTGTTGATGTCGATGATGTGATCGATGTAAATGAACGTCTGTTAAAGAAGATCTTCAAAGAAGTATTAGATATTGATGTACAGCTTCCTATGCTTCGCATGACTTATAAAGAAGCAATGGACCGTTTTGGATCTGATAAACCAGATATGCGTTTTGGAATGGAACTTACGAATGTATCCGATACAGTTGCCGGATGCGACTTTATGGTATTTAAAGGAGCATTAGAGAATGGTGGATCTGTAAGAGGATTAAACGCTAAAGGTTTAGGAGATCTTGGACGTAAGAAGATCGATGGATTCGTTGACTACGCCAAAGACTTCGGAGCGAAAGGTCTTGCATATATTCAGTTAAAGAGCGATGGAACAGTGAAATCATCTTTCGCTAAATTTATGAAAGAAGAAGAGATGGATGCACTGATCAAAGCAATGGATGGACAGGCAGGAGACTTATTACTATTTGCCGCAGACAAAGACAAAGTTGTCTTTGATGTACTTGGTAACTTAAGACTTCACATTGCGAAACAGTACGATATGATCGACAAATCCCAGTATAAGTTCTTATGGGTTACAGAATTCCCATTACTTGAGTGGAGCGATGAACAGAATCGTTACACAGCAATGCATCACCCATTTACGATGCCATTTGAAGAAGATCTTGAATTCATTGATGAAAGACCAGGAGATGTCCGTGCGAAAGCATACGATATCGTATTAAATGGTACAGAACTTGGTGGTGGATCAATCCGTATCCATCAGGATGATATTCAGGAGAAGATGTTTGAAGCTCTTGGATTTACAAAAGAAGATGCTTACAACCGTTTTGGATTCTTATTAGATGCATTCAAATTTGGAGTACCACCACATGCTGGTTTAGCTTATGGTCTTGACCGTCTTGTTATGTGGTTAACAGGAGAAGACAGCATTCGTGATGTCATCGCCTTCCCGAAAGTAAAAGATGCTTCCTGCCTGATGACACAGGCTCCAGGACCGGTTGATACATTACAGCTAGAAGAACTTGGAATTGAACTTTCAACACCAGAGGAGGAATAA